In Dioscorea cayenensis subsp. rotundata cultivar TDr96_F1 chromosome 9, TDr96_F1_v2_PseudoChromosome.rev07_lg8_w22 25.fasta, whole genome shotgun sequence, a genomic segment contains:
- the LOC120269136 gene encoding cytochrome P450 71AP13-like, with product MPHLSLHRLSKAHGPIIHLTLGEIPTIVVSSSRLAREVLRTHDLPMSSRPQMYSAFQLFYGCTDIAFSPYGPYWRQIRKLSIVELLSAKRVESYSIFRSAEVERLVQRIESSSGSNLNLSKALGLYANGVLCRAAFGKDFLEGGSMRGMGFRGCWRSTRNCLEGFSLRDFFPSLEWINSVNGMKRRLKHTFMRFDVLFDEIIRDHLERKERIKGNSNIDDDEQDDKQDKMEAKDLVDVLLDVQNGTGLEMPLTMDNIKAVILDMFAAGTDTTFITLDWGMTELIMNPRVMKKAQEEVRSRVGNRKFVLESDLPHLPYLKAVIKEIFRLHPPAPLLVPRESMEQVTIEGYQIPAKNKSVHQCMGNWKDPESWENPQVFEPERFMNTSIDFKGQDFELIPFGAGRRGCPAITFGVVTIEIALAQLLHGFDWELPPGIVAEDLDMKEAFGITMHRIQELVVVAKSYFI from the exons ATGCCGCACCTCTCTCTCCACCGCCTCTCCAAAGCCCACGGTCCCATAATCCACCTAACTCTCGGCGAGATCCCGACTATCGTCGTCTCCTCCTCCCGTCTGGCCCGCGAGGTTCTCCGCACCCACGATCTCCCCATGTCGAGCCGCCCACAGATGTACTCCGCCTTCCAGCTCTTCTACGGCTGCACCGACATCGCCTTCTCTCCTTACGGCCCGTACTGGCGACAAATCCGTAAGCTCAGTATCGTCGAGCTCCTCAGCGCCAAGCGCGTCGAATCCTACTCCATCTTCCGATCGGCGGAGGTGGAGAGGCTGGTTCAGCGGATCGAGTCAAGTTCCGGCTCAAATTTGAATCTGAGCAAAGCTTTAGGGTTGTATGCGAATGGGGTGCTTTGCAGGGCTGCGTTTGGGAAGGATTTCTTGGAAGGAGGGAGTATGAGAGGCATGGGTTTCAGAGGATGCTGGAGGAGTACCAGGAATTGCTTGGAGGGGTTTAGTCTGAGGGATTTCTTCCCTTCTTTGGAGTGGATTAATTCGGTGAATGGGATGAAGAGGAGATTGAAGCATACGTTTATGCGTTTTGATGTGTTGTTTGATGAGATTATTAGGGATCATTTGGAGAGGAAGGAACGGATCAAGGGTAACAGCaatattgatgatgatgagcaaGATGACAAGCAGGACAAGATGGAGGCTAAGGATTTGGTTGATGTTTTGCTGGATGTTCAAAATGGAACAGGCTTGGAGATGCCTCTCACTATGGACAATATCAAGGCAGTCATTTTG GACATGTTTGCGGCTGGAACTGACACCACATTCATCACACTAGACTGGGGAATGACAGAGCTGATCATGAATCCAAGAGTGATGAAGAAAGCACAAGAAGAAGTTCGAAGTAGGGTTGGAAATAGAAAGTTTGTGTTGGAGAGTGACCTCCCTCACCTTCCTTACTTAAAAGCAgtaatcaaagaaatatttaGACTCCATCCACCAGCTCCATTACTAGTGCCTAGAGAATCTATGGAACAAGTCACCATTGAAGGTTACCAAATCCCAGCCAAAAACAAGAGTGTTCATCAATGCATGGGTAATTGGAAGGACCCAGAGAGTTGGGAGAACCCACAGGTTTTTGAGCCTGAGAGGTTTATGAATACTAGTATTGATTTTAAGGGGCAAGACTTTGAGCTTATACCTTTTGGAGCAGGGAGAAGAGGCTGCCCAGCTATCACTTTTGGGGTTGTGACTATTGAGATTGCTCTTGCGCAGCTTCTTCATGGTTTTGATTGGGAGCTCCCTCCAGGCATTGTTGCTGAAGATTTGGATATGAAGGAGGCCTTTGGCATAACTATGCACAGGATTCAAGAACTAGTTGTGGTGGCCAAGTCTTATTTTATATAG